One Planctomycetota bacterium genomic window carries:
- a CDS encoding RNA methyltransferase, with amino-acid sequence MKEHLEGRQSILSALKARKRKIELLMVSFNAHKEKTEEAIALAGEQNIPVKTVTPEELDAASKGKTHGGLIAICSHKPTTQFPELLDSIKSVGHNSFLLLLEGVEDEQNLGFIIRSAGAFGVNAMLLKKHIWNFDELTLSRTSAGAYEQMPLVKIEKEAESLNQLKKAGLKIFGAIAGVKKTLYDIDFTVPCVIALGGEKRGLSAVVRENCDSFFTIPMPQHNDAVEKPSLSLSHSAAIIMAEVMRQRLNKTTG; translated from the coding sequence AAGGCTCGTAAACGGAAAATCGAGCTCCTGATGGTAAGCTTTAACGCCCATAAGGAAAAGACAGAGGAGGCCATCGCGCTTGCCGGTGAACAGAATATACCCGTGAAAACCGTCACGCCTGAAGAACTCGATGCCGCCTCCAAGGGCAAAACCCACGGCGGCCTGATTGCCATCTGCTCCCATAAACCAACGACCCAGTTTCCTGAACTGCTTGATAGCATTAAAAGTGTGGGGCATAATTCTTTTCTATTGCTCTTAGAAGGAGTGGAGGATGAACAGAACCTCGGATTCATCATCCGTTCGGCAGGGGCATTCGGGGTCAATGCCATGCTCTTAAAGAAGCATATCTGGAACTTTGACGAGCTAACTCTCTCACGGACCTCGGCCGGGGCATATGAACAGATGCCGCTGGTAAAGATAGAAAAGGAAGCCGAGTCATTAAACCAGCTGAAGAAGGCAGGATTGAAGATATTCGGGGCGATTGCCGGGGTTAAAAAGACGCTTTATGATATCGATTTTACCGTTCCGTGCGTTATTGCGCTGGGCGGGGAAAAGAGGGGGCTTTCCGCCGTGGTCAGGGAAAATTGCGACAGCTTCTTTACAATACCCATGCCCCAGCACAACGATGCGGTAGAAAAGCCATCCTTATCATTAAGCCACTCCGCGGCAATTATCATGGCGGAAGTTATGCGCCAGAGACTGAATAAAACCACTGGATAG